The following are encoded together in the Pedobacter steynii genome:
- a CDS encoding sterol desaturase family protein encodes MITLNYLAFAIPAFFLFLYLEYRLAVYLKKPEVFKYESSIANISIGIAERLLNLFISASFYSLFYWVYKNYALFDIPNTWWVWLLLILTTDLVWYWYHRLGHQVIFLWAAHIVHHQSEEFNLTVSARITVFQALIRNIFWCIIPFLGFHPAMVITILMVHGAYSFFTHTQLIGKLGWLEHILITPSLHGVHHASDRKYLDKNYGDVFVFWDKLFGTYQQEEEAPTYGLTHPVKSYSFLWQHFHYYLEILEACKRQKYFKTRLKIIFGNPATLDQSIRPILERRYLQHKAASAHRFKFRTYLNVQLLLCIGLLSLVTAFYTALHLEDKSFVTAFILITLINCGALLEQRKWIYYLECCRLILLFAYAFWKFHIFELVILPVVILVILEHVFRLSRLYRQYLLRY; translated from the coding sequence ATGATAACCTTAAATTACCTGGCCTTTGCCATACCCGCATTTTTCCTCTTCCTCTATCTGGAATACCGTCTGGCCGTTTATCTGAAAAAGCCGGAAGTTTTTAAATATGAGAGCTCTATTGCAAACATCAGTATTGGCATTGCTGAAAGGTTACTTAACTTATTCATCTCTGCAAGCTTTTACAGCTTGTTTTACTGGGTATATAAAAACTATGCCCTCTTTGACATTCCCAATACCTGGTGGGTATGGTTGCTGTTGATCCTGACCACAGACTTAGTCTGGTATTGGTATCATCGCCTCGGCCACCAGGTAATTTTTTTATGGGCAGCACATATTGTTCACCATCAAAGTGAAGAGTTTAACCTCACCGTATCGGCAAGAATAACCGTTTTCCAGGCACTGATCAGGAACATTTTCTGGTGCATCATTCCTTTCCTCGGATTTCATCCGGCAATGGTCATTACCATTCTGATGGTACATGGTGCTTATTCCTTTTTTACCCATACACAGCTCATCGGAAAACTTGGCTGGCTGGAACATATCCTCATCACCCCCTCCCTTCATGGCGTTCATCATGCCAGCGATAGGAAGTACCTTGATAAGAACTATGGGGATGTTTTTGTATTTTGGGATAAGTTGTTCGGAACCTATCAACAGGAAGAAGAAGCCCCGACATATGGTCTTACCCATCCGGTAAAAAGCTATAGTTTTCTATGGCAGCACTTTCATTATTATCTGGAAATTCTCGAAGCCTGTAAAAGACAAAAGTACTTTAAAACAAGATTGAAGATCATTTTCGGAAATCCCGCCACTCTTGATCAAAGCATCAGGCCCATATTAGAGAGAAGATACCTTCAACACAAAGCAGCCTCAGCTCACCGCTTTAAGTTCAGGACTTACTTAAATGTCCAACTTCTACTCTGCATTGGCCTGCTTAGCCTTGTCACGGCTTTTTATACTGCTCTACATCTGGAAGACAAGTCGTTCGTTACTGCTTTCATCCTGATTACCTTAATCAATTGTGGTGCGCTCCTGGAACAAAGAAAATGGATCTACTACCTGGAATGCTGCCGGTTAATTCTCTTATTTGCCTATGCTTTCTGGAAGTTCCACATTTTTGAACTCGTTATCCTGCCTGTAGTTATTCTGGTGATTTTAGAACATGTTTTCAGATTAAGCAGATTATACAGACAATATTTACTCCGATACTAG
- a CDS encoding phytanoyl-CoA dioxygenase family protein — MENLSIKFTLGNKITTEQTDFFNKNGFIHFRNFIKPETVNDIIQASIEVQQKWISDQKIKINGIPIKYGRDLDGSAIVQRFAFINQQHPLFAELPNDPRFETLLELIGPGARLGTAEKDGMVLNHYVNGPESKFTQMGWHTDGLRDIFQGQKLNPMLNVGIHLSSLRPENGGLRVLPGTHKQSLYGMLFRKKYFLDTKPDPAEVAIAPEAGDLTIHDGRLWHRVAQSSVIGEESRRRVIYLPIIAGKYEPKHEKSPTAFYQRFAGLVK, encoded by the coding sequence ATGGAAAATCTATCTATAAAATTCACCTTAGGGAATAAAATAACTACAGAACAAACCGATTTCTTCAATAAAAACGGCTTCATTCATTTCAGGAATTTCATTAAGCCGGAAACCGTGAATGACATCATTCAGGCCTCTATTGAAGTGCAACAAAAATGGATCAGCGATCAAAAAATTAAAATCAACGGCATCCCTATCAAATATGGCAGAGACCTCGATGGCTCTGCCATTGTCCAGCGTTTTGCCTTTATCAACCAGCAACATCCCTTATTCGCCGAATTGCCTAACGACCCTCGCTTCGAGACCTTATTAGAGTTAATTGGCCCGGGCGCAAGACTAGGCACGGCAGAAAAAGACGGTATGGTACTCAACCATTACGTCAACGGACCGGAAAGTAAATTTACCCAGATGGGCTGGCATACCGACGGTCTCCGAGATATTTTTCAGGGTCAGAAGCTCAATCCTATGCTCAATGTAGGTATTCATCTGAGCAGCCTTAGGCCTGAAAACGGGGGATTACGCGTACTTCCCGGAACACATAAACAGAGTTTATATGGCATGCTTTTCCGGAAAAAGTATTTTCTGGATACCAAGCCCGATCCTGCAGAAGTTGCAATTGCTCCTGAAGCCGGTGACCTGACAATTCATGATGGCCGCTTATGGCACCGGGTTGCACAATCCTCTGTAATTGGAGAAGAGAGCCGTAGAAGGGTGATTTATTTACCGATTATCGCCGGAAAGTATGAACCAAAGCATGAAAAAAGTCCTACTGCCTTTTATCAACGCTTTGCAGGTCTGGTTAAATAA
- a CDS encoding SDR family NAD(P)-dependent oxidoreductase, producing the protein MKKYALITGASKGIGRAIAESLARSGHHLLLAARSEEELQQLSELLKEAYKIEVFYLSIDLSVEHAAEQVAAWCKAQAPSLSILINNAGYGLWGDFDQLTLHAQMNMLRLNIDVVVELTHHLLPLLKQQTQAYVLNISSTAAYQAVPTLSLYAASKTFILSYSRALRYELKDSAVSLSCLCPGPTATGFSSRAGMDALADLAEKFNMSPENVAKIGLKGMFNKKAEIIPGFLNKVSVFGTRILPKSLIERITARLYQQ; encoded by the coding sequence ATGAAAAAATATGCTTTAATAACTGGTGCGAGTAAAGGCATTGGAAGAGCTATTGCTGAGTCATTGGCCCGCTCAGGGCACCACCTATTGCTGGCTGCCCGCTCAGAAGAGGAACTTCAACAGCTTTCAGAGCTGTTGAAGGAAGCATATAAAATCGAAGTTTTTTACTTATCGATAGACCTTTCTGTGGAACATGCGGCTGAGCAGGTTGCTGCCTGGTGTAAGGCCCAGGCTCCATCTTTATCGATCCTGATTAACAATGCAGGATATGGATTATGGGGAGATTTCGATCAGCTGACGCTCCATGCTCAGATGAATATGCTAAGGCTCAACATTGATGTCGTTGTCGAATTAACCCATCACTTACTACCACTCTTAAAGCAACAAACTCAGGCCTACGTATTAAATATCTCCAGTACAGCAGCCTATCAGGCAGTACCTACCCTTTCCTTATATGCGGCAAGTAAAACATTTATTCTTTCTTACAGTCGCGCGCTGCGGTACGAACTTAAAGACAGCGCTGTTTCGCTGAGCTGCTTATGCCCGGGCCCAACAGCAACCGGATTTTCGAGTCGCGCAGGCATGGATGCACTGGCAGATCTTGCAGAGAAATTCAACATGTCTCCGGAAAACGTTGCGAAAATTGGGCTGAAAGGAATGTTTAATAAAAAGGCTGAGATCATTCCCGGGTTTCTAAACAAGGTTTCGGTCTTCGGCACCAGGATTCTACCTAAGTCCCTGATTGAGAGGATCACCGCCCGCTTATACCAACAATAA
- a CDS encoding DUF4287 domain-containing protein, with protein sequence MSFQAYLKTIKEKTGLTPADLKKIADEKGFSEAGHLKANVKATEIVDWLKQDFELGHGHSMAIYALLKGIKDENSV encoded by the coding sequence ATGTCATTTCAAGCTTACCTAAAAACGATTAAAGAGAAAACAGGCCTGACCCCAGCAGATTTAAAAAAAATCGCAGATGAAAAGGGGTTCAGTGAGGCCGGACACCTTAAAGCAAATGTAAAAGCCACAGAGATTGTCGACTGGCTAAAGCAGGACTTTGAACTTGGACACGGACATTCCATGGCTATTTACGCCCTGTTAAAAGGTATAAAAGATGAAAACAGCGTTTAA